A portion of the Camelus bactrianus isolate YW-2024 breed Bactrian camel chromosome 25, ASM4877302v1, whole genome shotgun sequence genome contains these proteins:
- the LOC141574964 gene encoding trafficking protein particle complex subunit 9-like isoform X2, with product MNIPDYVQCAEDHQTLPVVVQPVGIISEQNLLCIYKRISLVRQISPCGSQWALCIHYSHHYAPENGWSDFQTHRKVVGLVTITDCLLAKTSEKLHVQRSCMAPCSMTLSSLSLCCMGRWPSSRAPTWPSIYEDCRVVEKRIEDFTESLFIMLKSKWLDGASDKSGDKILLLYILFEKEDFVGLDTESRKVYLDARPPWLCEGLLPYIQKGISKEEGCLVAKA from the coding sequence atgaacatccctgactacgtgcagtgtgctgaggaccaccagactctccccgtggtggtccaacccgtggggatcatctcagagcagaatttgttgtgcatctataagcgaatctccttggtgaggcagatcagcccgtgcggctcgcagtgggcactctgtatccactacagtcaccactatgcgcccgagaatgggtggagcgacttccagacccaccgcaaggtcgtgggccttgtcaccattaccgactgcctcttggccaagacctccgagaagctccacgtgcagaggagctgtatggcaccatgctctatgactctcagctctttgtctttgtgctgcatggggaggtggccgagcagccgcgcaccgacgtggccttcaatttacgaggactgcagggtggtggagaagaggatcgaggacttcactgagtctctcttcatcatgctcaagtccaagtggctggacggtgcatccgacaagtctggggacaagatcctcctgctctacatcctgtttgagaaggaggacttcgtgggactggacacagagagcaggaaagtctacctggatgcccggccaccctggctatgtgaagggttgcttccctacatccagaaagggatcagcaaggaggagggctgtcttgtagccaaggcgtga